A single Natranaerobius thermophilus JW/NM-WN-LF DNA region contains:
- the prmA gene encoding 50S ribosomal protein L11 methyltransferase yields MNDSKIMKRGENMKWAELTLTTEREAMEAVSNLFHESGAGGVVIKDPKIVPQLDEDELWQDPQKLEKHAEHSLIDRVYVMAYLPWDEELSNKLSTIRERISDMENYGLNVSANDLNVSKVDEDDWSEAWKEYYQPVNVNGITVRPTWTSPDNNEQTTIWLDPGMAFGTGTHPTTIMCISFLKQYLQGNEKVIDLGCGSGILSIAAAKLGVEKVFAYDIDSVACRVAGQNANLNEVRDLIDIKRGDVKKQVVEEKADVVVGNLISDIIISLVPNIKYMMKENAIFIGSGIAVNKKEAVIDEFNSHGMEIVAEETSGEWIALVVRN; encoded by the coding sequence ATGAATGATTCCAAAATAATGAAAAGGGGCGAGAACATGAAGTGGGCCGAATTGACACTCACCACAGAGAGGGAAGCCATGGAAGCTGTTTCTAATTTATTTCACGAATCGGGAGCAGGTGGAGTTGTAATTAAAGATCCCAAAATAGTACCCCAATTAGATGAAGATGAGTTATGGCAAGACCCACAAAAGTTAGAAAAACATGCGGAACACAGTTTGATTGACAGAGTATATGTTATGGCATATTTACCCTGGGATGAAGAACTATCTAACAAACTAAGTACTATTAGAGAAAGAATCAGTGACATGGAGAATTATGGTTTGAATGTCTCTGCTAATGATCTCAATGTTAGTAAAGTAGATGAAGACGATTGGTCGGAAGCGTGGAAAGAGTACTATCAACCTGTAAACGTTAATGGAATTACTGTCCGGCCCACTTGGACTTCCCCGGATAATAATGAGCAAACTACAATTTGGTTGGATCCAGGAATGGCTTTTGGGACGGGAACTCATCCCACTACTATTATGTGTATTTCCTTTTTAAAACAATATCTACAGGGAAATGAAAAAGTTATTGACTTAGGATGTGGTTCAGGGATTCTGTCAATAGCTGCTGCTAAGTTAGGAGTTGAAAAAGTTTTTGCTTATGATATTGATTCGGTAGCCTGTAGGGTAGCTGGTCAAAATGCTAACTTGAATGAAGTTAGAGATTTAATAGACATTAAACGGGGAGATGTTAAAAAACAAGTAGTTGAAGAAAAGGCAGATGTAGTTGTCGGTAATTTGATTTCGGATATAATTATTTCTTTAGTACCAAATATAAAATATATGATGAAGGAAAATGCAATTTTCATTGGATCGGGTATTGCTGTAAACAAAAAAGAAGCTGTTATTGATGAATTTAATAGTCATGGTATGGAAATTGTTGCAGAGGAAACCTCAGGGGAGTGGATAGCCCTGGTGGTTCGCAATTAG
- a CDS encoding 16S rRNA (uracil(1498)-N(3))-methyltransferase produces MFLEENSLTEVSAGQKITGSREDYHYLTRVLRLKIGDRVILLDGKGGACFSFINRLGEGQIEFELEEPLIDNKEAPIRITLAQSLIKKDNFEFVLQKGTELGATEFYPLISQRTEVNLLNKSDKKVSKKLTRWREIVKNAAEQCQRQVLPLIHYPVNFEKYLKNNNENSNNNGSRLKIMCHEQENTPLKKVLKTIETPPSSAIILIGPEGGFSHNEVDLAREQGFSSVSMGPRILRAETAGIVAVSAILYELADLGGTEQCQTYQG; encoded by the coding sequence ATTTTTTTAGAAGAAAATTCATTAACTGAAGTTAGTGCAGGCCAGAAAATAACAGGTTCCCGAGAAGATTACCACTATTTGACACGTGTGTTACGTTTGAAAATTGGTGATCGAGTAATTTTGCTAGATGGTAAAGGAGGAGCCTGTTTTAGTTTTATAAATAGATTAGGAGAAGGCCAAATTGAATTTGAATTAGAAGAACCATTAATTGATAATAAAGAAGCGCCTATACGAATAACCTTGGCCCAATCATTGATTAAAAAAGACAACTTTGAATTTGTACTCCAAAAAGGTACCGAATTGGGAGCGACTGAATTTTATCCCCTGATAAGTCAACGTACAGAAGTGAATTTATTAAATAAATCAGACAAAAAAGTCTCCAAAAAGCTAACTCGCTGGCGAGAAATAGTTAAAAACGCTGCAGAGCAATGTCAGAGGCAAGTACTACCTCTAATTCATTACCCCGTCAATTTTGAAAAGTATCTAAAAAATAACAATGAGAATTCGAACAATAATGGTTCGAGATTAAAAATAATGTGTCATGAACAAGAAAACACCCCCTTAAAAAAGGTCCTGAAAACTATCGAGACTCCACCGTCTTCTGCTATAATATTGATAGGGCCAGAAGGGGGTTTTTCCCATAATGAAGTGGATTTAGCTCGGGAACAAGGTTTTTCTTCTGTGAGTATGGGTCCTAGAATACTAAGAGCTGAAACTGCAGGTATAGTTGCCGTCTCAGCAATTCTATACGAATTAGCAGATTTGGGAGGAACTGAGCAATGTCAGACGTACCAAGGGTGA
- the grpE gene encoding nucleotide exchange factor GrpE → MKKENNQNITEEQKQSANQKKEQNQKDTETTNTLENHKEEVESREESGEAEDLQYQGQGEENLEKKIEDLENQNERLEEEKQSYLQQLKRLQADFDNYKKRTAKEWERTSTEKAKELAEDILPILDNFERALNNIDDEKVDPNFYEGVNMIYDQLYEVLTKNGLERIEAEGQEFDPNYHEAVMQVDSEEHESNVVIEEIQPGFLFKDRLLRASVVKVSR, encoded by the coding sequence ATGAAAAAAGAAAATAATCAAAATATCACAGAAGAACAAAAGCAATCGGCCAACCAAAAGAAAGAACAAAATCAAAAAGATACAGAAACAACAAACACACTGGAAAATCACAAAGAGGAAGTAGAAAGCCGAGAAGAATCAGGTGAAGCAGAAGACTTACAATACCAGGGACAAGGGGAGGAGAATTTGGAGAAAAAAATTGAGGATTTAGAAAACCAGAACGAGCGTTTAGAGGAGGAAAAACAGAGCTATCTCCAGCAATTGAAACGTTTACAAGCAGATTTTGATAATTATAAAAAGCGTACTGCAAAAGAATGGGAACGCACAAGCACAGAAAAAGCAAAAGAATTGGCAGAGGATATATTACCAATTTTGGACAATTTTGAAAGGGCTCTTAACAACATTGACGACGAAAAAGTTGACCCCAATTTCTATGAAGGGGTTAATATGATTTATGATCAATTATATGAGGTACTAACCAAAAATGGGTTAGAGCGAATTGAAGCAGAAGGCCAAGAATTTGACCCTAATTATCACGAAGCGGTTATGCAAGTTGACAGTGAGGAACATGAAAGCAATGTTGTCATTGAGGAGATTCAACCTGGCTTTCTATTTAAAGATCGCCTGCTGAGAGCAAGTGTAGTAAAAGTTTCCAGATAA
- the dnaK gene encoding molecular chaperone DnaK yields the protein MGKIIGIDLGTTNSCMAVMEGGETSIITNVEGDRTTPSVVAFKDDGERLVGQVAKRQAITNPDRTIASIKRHMGTNHTENIDSKKYTPQEISAMVLQKLKRDAEEYLGEEVSEAVITVPAYFSDSQRQATKDAGKIAGLEVKRIINEPTAASLAYGIDKEEEDQTILVYDLGGGTFDVSLLELGDGVFEVKATSGNNKLGGDDFDQRIVDHLAEEFKKEHGVDLREDNMSLQRLKEAAEKAKVELSSVSQTNINLPFITSTDEGPKHLNMDLTRAKFEELTSDLVDKTIEPMKQAMKDAGVSAGDINKVILVGGSTRIPAVQREVKKITGKDPYKGINPDEVVARGAAIQAGVLSGDVKDVLLLDVTPLSLGIETLGGVFTKLIERNTTIPTSKQQVFSTAADNQTSVEIHVLQGEREMAKDNKSLGKFILDGIPPAPRGVPQIEVTFDIDANGILNVSAKDKGTGKEQKITVEPSSGLSEEDVEEMVKEAQEHEEEDKKKREKIEARNEADSLVYNTEKTLNDLGEQVDESKKKEVEDAIQKVKDALEEDDLDQINSAKEELTNHFHELSQKIYQDAQAQTGEAGADAAGDPESQGQEEDVVDADYEVDNEEDDDQQQKG from the coding sequence ATGGGTAAAATAATTGGAATCGATCTGGGAACGACCAATTCATGTATGGCAGTAATGGAAGGTGGAGAAACCAGTATAATTACTAATGTTGAAGGTGATAGAACTACCCCTTCCGTGGTAGCTTTCAAAGATGATGGTGAGCGCCTGGTTGGTCAGGTTGCTAAACGCCAAGCTATCACTAATCCTGATAGAACAATCGCTTCTATTAAACGGCATATGGGGACCAACCATACTGAAAACATAGATAGCAAAAAGTACACTCCTCAAGAAATCAGTGCTATGGTTCTTCAAAAACTTAAAAGAGATGCAGAAGAATACTTAGGAGAAGAAGTTAGCGAGGCTGTTATTACTGTTCCAGCATATTTTTCAGACAGTCAGAGACAGGCAACAAAGGATGCTGGGAAAATTGCAGGTTTAGAAGTAAAAAGAATTATTAACGAACCAACTGCAGCTTCTTTGGCATACGGTATAGATAAAGAGGAAGAAGATCAGACAATTTTAGTTTACGACTTAGGTGGAGGAACTTTTGATGTCTCCTTACTAGAACTGGGAGATGGAGTTTTTGAAGTTAAAGCTACTAGTGGGAATAACAAGCTAGGTGGAGATGATTTCGATCAGAGAATTGTGGATCACCTGGCAGAAGAATTTAAAAAAGAACATGGAGTTGACCTTAGAGAAGACAATATGAGTCTTCAAAGGCTTAAGGAAGCGGCAGAGAAAGCAAAAGTAGAATTGTCTAGTGTTTCTCAAACAAATATTAACTTACCCTTTATCACATCTACTGACGAAGGCCCAAAACACTTGAATATGGACTTGACTAGGGCTAAATTTGAAGAACTTACCAGTGACTTAGTTGATAAAACTATAGAGCCAATGAAGCAAGCCATGAAAGACGCTGGAGTTTCTGCTGGAGATATTAATAAAGTAATCTTAGTTGGAGGTTCTACACGAATTCCAGCTGTACAAAGAGAAGTTAAAAAAATTACCGGAAAAGATCCTTATAAAGGAATTAATCCCGATGAGGTTGTAGCTCGAGGAGCAGCTATTCAAGCAGGAGTTCTTAGTGGTGATGTCAAAGATGTATTATTATTGGATGTTACACCTCTATCTTTAGGAATTGAGACATTGGGTGGTGTATTCACCAAATTAATTGAAAGAAACACAACTATCCCTACAAGTAAGCAACAAGTCTTTTCAACTGCAGCAGATAATCAAACCAGTGTTGAAATTCATGTCTTGCAGGGCGAGCGTGAGATGGCAAAGGATAATAAATCCTTGGGTAAATTCATACTGGATGGTATACCACCGGCTCCAAGGGGAGTACCTCAAATAGAGGTCACCTTTGACATTGATGCCAACGGAATTTTAAATGTAAGTGCTAAAGACAAAGGAACTGGTAAAGAGCAAAAAATTACAGTAGAACCTTCTAGTGGGTTATCTGAAGAAGATGTAGAAGAAATGGTTAAAGAAGCTCAAGAACATGAAGAAGAAGATAAGAAAAAACGTGAAAAAATAGAAGCTCGTAACGAAGCTGATTCACTAGTCTATAATACTGAGAAGACCTTAAACGACTTGGGTGAACAAGTAGACGAATCTAAAAAGAAAGAAGTGGAAGATGCTATTCAGAAAGTTAAAGATGCCCTAGAAGAAGATGATCTTGATCAAATAAACTCGGCCAAGGAAGAACTAACTAACCACTTCCACGAATTAAGCCAAAAGATATATCAAGATGCCCAGGCTCAAACGGGAGAAGCAGGTGCCGATGCAGCAGGAGATCCAGAAAGCCAGGGTCAAGAAGAGGATGTAGTCGATGCTGACTATGAAGTTGACAATGAAGAAGACGACGATCAACAGCAAAAAGGCTAA
- the dnaJ gene encoding molecular chaperone DnaJ → MAKRDYYEILGVDRNASQNEIKKAYRKLARKYHPDVNQDDEQAEDKFKEIQEAYEVLGDEQKRTRYDQFGHAGVNGDGHQQYGGFGGQDFGGFGGFEDIFDAFFGGGFSGGERRRRPRKGSDLRYKLEIEFEEAVFGAEKEVRIPRTENCEKCDGSGAKPGTQPETCSACNGSGEMRQVKETPFGRFVNVATCSRCGGEGTVIKEHCPECQGEGKVVRRRKVKLNIPEGVDNGTRLRVRGEGQAGTYGGPPGDLYVDISVKPHDTFKRDGTTVYSEINVSFVEAILGTEIEVPTLDGKSKLKIPAGTQPKTEFTLKGKGVPHFKRKGRGDQIVIVNVDIPKKLTQKQKQLVRELALSMGKNISSDESFLNRVKKALGGNE, encoded by the coding sequence ATGGCAAAACGTGATTATTACGAAATTTTAGGTGTGGACCGAAATGCCAGTCAAAATGAAATAAAGAAAGCCTACCGAAAATTGGCGAGGAAATACCATCCTGATGTTAATCAAGATGATGAACAAGCAGAAGATAAATTTAAAGAAATTCAAGAGGCTTATGAAGTCCTCGGTGATGAACAAAAGCGTACACGCTATGATCAATTCGGCCACGCCGGAGTCAATGGTGATGGGCACCAGCAATATGGTGGCTTTGGCGGCCAAGATTTTGGTGGTTTTGGTGGCTTTGAAGATATTTTTGATGCCTTTTTTGGGGGCGGTTTTTCAGGCGGCGAAAGACGACGCCGCCCTCGTAAAGGTTCGGATTTAAGATATAAACTGGAAATTGAATTTGAAGAAGCTGTTTTCGGTGCTGAAAAGGAAGTTCGGATTCCACGGACAGAAAACTGTGAGAAATGTGATGGATCAGGAGCTAAACCAGGAACTCAACCGGAAACTTGTTCAGCTTGTAATGGTAGTGGCGAGATGCGCCAGGTCAAAGAAACTCCTTTTGGAAGGTTTGTTAATGTAGCTACTTGTAGTAGATGTGGTGGTGAAGGAACTGTAATCAAAGAACACTGTCCTGAGTGTCAAGGAGAAGGTAAAGTCGTAAGACGTAGGAAGGTTAAGTTGAACATTCCTGAGGGAGTTGATAATGGTACCAGATTGAGAGTAAGAGGGGAAGGCCAAGCTGGAACTTATGGTGGCCCCCCAGGTGACTTGTATGTAGATATTTCTGTTAAACCTCATGATACTTTTAAACGTGATGGTACCACTGTTTATTCTGAAATAAATGTGAGTTTTGTTGAAGCTATTTTGGGAACTGAAATTGAAGTTCCTACTTTAGATGGCAAGTCAAAATTAAAGATTCCCGCAGGCACACAACCGAAAACTGAGTTCACTTTAAAAGGAAAAGGAGTACCACATTTCAAACGAAAAGGACGAGGAGATCAAATCGTCATAGTAAATGTAGATATTCCTAAAAAACTTACACAAAAGCAAAAACAACTTGTCAGAGAGTTGGCCTTATCTATGGGGAAAAACATCTCATCTGACGAAAGTTTTTTAAACAGGGTTAAAAAAGCCCTGGGAGGAAATGAATGA